The Silene latifolia isolate original U9 population chromosome 4, ASM4854445v1, whole genome shotgun sequence region GCTTACCAATGTCCTTATATTGTCCACGTTGCTGAAAAAGTTTTTTTTATATCTACCAACCAAACCAAGGACACATAGCAGCTGTGATTTCAACACTTGTATAAATTCACTCTATTCACTCTACTTACTTCATCAATATATGTAATTTGCTCAATTAAAACATTAATCTTATAACAATTAcataaataaatcacaaaattaagAAATTAAGAAGATAAAATGGCTTTGTCAAATGGAAATGGGGAGAATGGGAAGCCATATGTGTTCAAAGAGGAAGATTTTAGTACATTGTTTAAAACCCAAGAAGGAAGTTTAAGTGTTCTTCAGAAATTTAATCAAAATTCTGATGTTTTAAGAGGGATTGAGAATTATAGAGTGTTGATTTTCGAAGCAAATCCATTGAGTTTTTTAACTCCTAGTCATTGGGATTCTGATATCATTTTCTTTGTTGGACAAGGTATGTTTATTTTTATGTTGTCGATATGTTACTCAGACTCGATTAGAAGTGTGCTTCACATGCGTATTTTGAAGTGTTAATTTCAACTATCtccgtcttaagcaagacttaACTGGTTATAAAAAGGTGTTAAAAACTGTTACGGAAATGACATGTGCATATTAGAGCAGAGTATAAATCTGAGTGTTTAGACTCGGGTATGTGGTCGACTGTTAGATTATGATCTCGGTGGGACTCAGGTAGTGACAGAACCATGATATGTATGTAATTCAAGGGTCCTTAAGAGTTAAGACAAATATATTCGTCTTAAAGTTAAAACAGGTTAAATAACACCTTGTTGATAGATGAGACAAATATTTTGATAATCCTACTCCCTAACTCCCTACTCCCTAGGCTTTATTCTTTTGTTTCATCTGTCCTATTTGACCCGTCGTATGGTTAAAGCCGTAAAATATTGATTACAGTTTACACCACCTCTTATTTCCACGTTCTCTTTTCTTGGTGAAAAAATGGCAAGTGTCAATTAAAGTCTGAATGTCCTATTTTTAACTCCTCTCATTCAAAGTCTCTTTTTTGCGTTGAATCAAATCAAAATCTTCTAACAAAGTACTAAAAAGGTAAATAATTCATTGAGTAGGAGGGAGTAATACTTTATGTTGTTTATACTTGTCTAAAACTAGTGACGGAGCCATGATTTGAATTTAGAGGGCGAAAAATTTTAGGAGGGACGAACGACTACTTTCATAAGGTATActtgaaaaaatttcgaaaattttattGGGTTGGGGGGGACCGCCCTTGCTAGCCCCCCAGCTCCACCACCTGTCTAGAACTATCCAACACCACTGCATTGCATGTTCTAAGTGCCAAACTCGGTTATTTATATGAAAACTACACTTATTTTGCTTGAATTAAGGTGGTTCAAGTATCACACCCATATACTAGTGTTCAGTAGATGGGGCAAATGAGTCAAATTGAGAATTGTGTCTCCCACAGATTTTGTTCCAGTCGGACCAGTTCGATAATTTCAGATTTCGAGTCAGTTTCAGATGAAGTTATCTAGTCATTTTGGGTTAGGTTCATTTACAGGTATAGGTGATTGTGGGCCAAGTCATAGGCCAATGGTTAAAATACTTTaagaccctgttcttttggactgaacttataggatctgaattgaactaaacttataaaatttgaactgaacttataagatctgaactgaacttataggatctgaagtaaaCTTACCTTAAGTGACGtatatgatctgaactgaacttataggatctgatttGAATTGaaattataggatctgaactgaacttataagatttgaactaaacttatagtaTCTGAAtcgaactgaactgaacttacacgatctgaagtgaacttaaattaagtgactttaagtccaaaagaacatagCCTAATTAGTATTAATGTCAATAATAAAGAATATCTTTCAAGATCAGTTACTTCATATGTATCATGGAACGTTGCAACTTGCAACCAGTAAACACTTTATTTTGATGTAATATAATTAAAATGACTTAATAATACTTATAACTTCAAGTCACTTCGGGTCATTTCAGATCGGGTTAATTATGGGTCGGGTGGTTTTGTCTCGGGTCAACTTGGGCCGTGTCTAACACTGGGTCAATCAAAGTTCGAGTAAGGTCTAGTTTAGGTTGGGTCAATTTAGATTTAGGGCCATAAATGGGCCCGTCAATCTCGAATCAGTCTTATCGAGTCGGCTTATACCAATCAGGCCAATTTTATCACATGCAAAATATCGAGTGTAGAACCCTTTGTACACGAGAGAATAAGAAGATCGGTGACCAACGGTTTGATGGTAGTTGAGACTTATCCGTTACCACTGTATGTCCTTAGATTGTCCACGTTACTCATATCTACCAACCAAACCAAGGACACATACAGCTGTAATTTGAACACTTGTATAAATTCACTCTATTTACTTCATCAAAACATATAATTTGCTCAATATAAACATTAATCTTATACTCTATAACAAAGATAAGAATTTTAGTACATTGTTAAATGGAAATAAGATTGGAGGATTATAGGAGGGAGACAATTGCTTCCTTAAAAGCAAAATATGGAGAAAATGGGAAGCCATATGTGTTCAAAGATGAAAATTTTAGTACATTGTTTTATACCCCAGAAGGAAGTTTTAGAGTTCTTCAGAAATTTAATGAATTTTCTGTTGTTTTAAGAGGGATTGAGAATTATAGGATGTTGATTTTCGAAGCGAATCCCTTGAGTTTTTTAACTCCTAGTCATTGGGATTCTGATATCATTTTCTTTGTTGGTCAAGGTATGTTTATTATTTCTATATGTTGTCGATATGTTACTCAGATTCGGTTAGAAGTATGCTTAACATGCGTATGTTTAAGTGttagatttggctagtttattgTAAAAGTATTAAAAATTTGTTGACAAAAAAAAGTTGTTTTGCGGTAGAGAAAGCCACAAGGGCAATTTTGATGCTAAAGGGATTTGAACACGGATTATTATTGGTACCATCTCTCACGACTTACCAATTAAGCTAGTTGATATCTGCATAACAAAAAAAGTTATAGAAATTACACATGTGCCCATTAGAATATAGTGTAAATCGGAGTTGTGGACGTGGGTAGGTGGCCGAGTGTTAGATTAAGGTCTCGGTGGGACAAAGGTAGTGACGGAACCATGATATGTAATTCAATAAGGTAAGCTTGAAAAAGGTCGGAAAAATTAACTAAAGATTTAAAATTTTGCATTGTCCAAGCCCCCTTTTAGTTCTGCTACTGGAATCAGGTGCGTGTCTGAGTGTCGGATTAGTCTAAAGTTGTTTTGATTAATTGCAGGAAAAGGAACAATCACCTTGGTTTTTGAAAAGAAGAGAGAAAGCTTCAACATTGAAAAAGGGCATCTCATGACAATACCAGCTGGAGTTACATTCTACATTATCAACACAGATGACACTGATAAATTAGTCCTCTCAATGTTTCTCAGTTCTATTGCTAATCCTGGTGATTTTGTGGTAACTGCTCCTTTtctcttcaaaaattcattgtgTTTTACTTTATGTATGAATGTAACTCTGTGTTACTTTGATTGCATGTCGCGTGACCGACACTCGGACACTTGTTGACACTGACACTTGTAGACGAGTCAGAGTAACATAGAATGTTACTTGTGAAATATTGATATGGGTGATTTATTCACATACTCCTGTGTTTGCATGTAGCCATTTTTCGCGGCAGGAGGTCAAAACCCTGAATCATTCCTATATGCATTCAGCACTGAGGTTCTTGAAGCAGCCTACAATGTAAGATTCCTAGTCCTGGACTTTATGATTATTGTGCCGTCAAAAACCGTTTTTTACATAATAGAAGTATCTTCTTTTGGGTTACTCTTCTCTTGAACCGGTCTGCCGGAGTTTTAAATGTGAAAACAGGAATAGCAAACTTCGGGTCACTGTTAATTATGTTGCTGTTGTTTAACCACAAGTAACCGTCTGTAAGACCGTCTTACCCAAATTTTAATTCAATAAGATGACATTAAGCTAATGTTGTGATTCTGCTGATAACAGGAATCAAATGAAGCACTAAAGAAGATCTTTTCGCAACAGGCCGGGAAGGGAGTGATAGTGAAGGCATCCAAAGAGCAAATTAAAGCTCTGACTGCTGAAGAAGAAGTGACGGAAAGCAATTTCGCGCCATGCCAAATCCTTAGTTATCTTCGAGAGTCGAATGAATGTGGGAGACTCTTCATGGTTGATTACTGTGAATATAAGAAACTACAAGACTTCAACATGTTCATCTCCTTTTGCAACCTTGAACCGGTATATAATTTTTTGTTCTGAACTTGTTTTCGATGTTTAACGATGGAATCTATGTGATTCGGACTTTAAAGGGCATGAATGCGTATATTCTTACAGGGCTGCATGAATAGTCCATTTATTAGCTCAAGGGCAACAAAAATCATAATGGTGGTAAAGGGACGAGGCCGAGTTGAGATGGCAGCCTCTCGCCCTGTCGAAAAAGGCTCAATAGGAATTCAATACTTGAAAATCAGCTCGGAATTGAAGCCGGGCGTGGTGTTTGTTATTCCTCCAGGGCATCCTATGGTCCTCATGGCTTCTCAGGATGAAGTTTTAGAAACTATTTGTTATGAAGTCAATGCTAAAGGAAAT contains the following coding sequences:
- the LOC141653011 gene encoding vicilin Jug r 6.0101-like isoform X1; translation: MEIRLEDYRRETIASLKAKYGENGKPYVFKDENFSTLFYTPEGSFRVLQKFNEFSVVLRGIENYRMLIFEANPLSFLTPSHWDSDIIFFVGQGKGTITLVFEKKRESFNIEKGHLMTIPAGVTFYIINTDDTDKLVLSMFLSSIANPGDFVPFFAAGGQNPESFLYAFSTEVLEAAYNESNEALKKIFSQQAGKGVIVKASKEQIKALTAEEEVTESNFAPCQILSYLRESNECGRLFMVDYCEYKKLQDFNMFISFCNLEPGCMNSPFISSRATKIIMVVKGRGRVEMAASRPVEKGSIGIQYLKISSELKPGVVFVIPPGHPMVLMASQDEVLETICYEVNAKGNQKFSLAGKVNLMKNIQKEAKDLAFGTSAEEVDKVLDSQQSDFFLKATSNKLQG
- the LOC141653011 gene encoding vicilin Jug r 6.0101-like isoform X2, whose protein sequence is MALSNGNGENGKPYVFKEEDFSTLFKTQEGSLSVLQKFNQNSDVLRGIENYRVLIFEANPLSFLTPSHWDSDIIFFVGQGKGTITLVFEKKRESFNIEKGHLMTIPAGVTFYIINTDDTDKLVLSMFLSSIANPGDFVPFFAAGGQNPESFLYAFSTEVLEAAYNESNEALKKIFSQQAGKGVIVKASKEQIKALTAEEEVTESNFAPCQILSYLRESNECGRLFMVDYCEYKKLQDFNMFISFCNLEPGCMNSPFISSRATKIIMVVKGRGRVEMAASRPVEKGSIGIQYLKISSELKPGVVFVIPPGHPMVLMASQDEVLETICYEVNAKGNQKFSLAGKVNLMKNIQKEAKDLAFGTSAEEVDKVLDSQQSDFFLKATSNKLQG